Below is a genomic region from Streptococcus salivarius.
TCGTCGACTATATACTATATTCTAAAACGTATCGATGATTTCGGAAATATAAGGTCTTGGGAAAGAAAGAGATATAGAGTTTTATACATTTTTTTCAATGATAGTAAAACGGCCTTGAAATATGATAAAAAACTTGGTTTTCAGACACGAAAAAAGCGAAAATACGTTGCTGAGACAAAAATGATTCACATTCCTATCGCAGAAGGAGAATTTTTCTCCGACCAAGAGATGAATGATTACATAAATGAAAGGAAAAAGAATGATAGATAGAAAAGAAGATAATCAATTCCATTTGGTTTCTAAATATGAACCTTCTGGGGATCAACCTCAGGCCATCGAAGCCTTGGTGGATAATATTGAAGGTGGTGAGAAGGCTCAAATTCTAAAGGGGGCGACAGGGACAGGTAAGACCTATACCATGAGTCAGGTCATCCAGCGCGTCAATAAACCAACCTTGGTTATCGCCCACAATAAAACTTTGGCAGGTCAGCTTTATGGAGAGTTCAAGGAGTTCTTCCCAGACAATGCTGTGGAATACTTCGTTTCCTACTATGATTTCTATCAGCCAGAGGCCTATGTACCATCATCAGATACCTATATCGAAAAAGATAGCTCTGTAAACGATGAAATTGATAAACTCCGTCACTCAGCGACATCGGCCCTCCTTGAGCGTAATGATGTTATCGTTGTGGCTTCCGTTTCTTGTATTTACGGTTTGGGTTCGCCAAAAGAATATGCCGATTCAGCGGTTAGCCTTCGTCCAGGTCAGGAAATTTCTCGAGATAAGTTGCTAAATGATCTGGTTGATATCCAGTTTGAGCGAAATGACATTGATTTCCAACGTGGGAAATTCCGTGTACGTGGTGATGTAGTCGAAATTTTCCCGGCTAGCCGTGATGAACATGCCTTTCGTGTCGAATTTTTCGGTGATGAGATTGACCGCATCTGTGAGATTGAAAGTTTGACAGGACGCAATCTCGGCGAGGTTGAGCACCTTGTTCTTTTCCCGGCGACTCACTTTATGACCAATGAAGAGCATATGGAAGAAGCCATCAAGAATATTATGGAAGAAATGGAAGCTCAGGTTAAGCAATTTGAAGCTGAGGGTAAGCTCATCGAGGCTCAACGTATCCGCCAAAGGACAGAATACGATGTTGAAATGCTTCGTGAGATGGGCTACACCAATGGTGTCGAAAACTACTCACGCCATATGGATGGTCGTAAAGAAGGCGAGCCACCTTTCACCTTGCTTGATTTCTTCCCAGAAGATTTCCTCATCATGATTGATGAAAGCCACATGACAATGGGGCAGATTAAGGGAATGTATAACGGAGACCAGGCTCGTAAGAAGATGTTGGTTGATTACGGTTTCCGTTTACCATCGGCTCTTGATAACCGTCCACTTCGACGTGAAGAATTTGAGAGTCATGTTCATCAGATTGTCTATGTGTCTGCCACTCCAGGGGACTATGAGATGGAGCAAACTGAGACTGTCGTTGAGCAAATCATCCGTCCGACAGGGCTCCTTGATCCAGAAGTCGAAGTGCGTCCAACTATGGGACAAATGGATGACCTCCTTGGTGAAATCAATGCCCGAACTGAAAAAGGCGAGCGTGTCTTCGTAACCACTTTGACTAAGAAGATGGCTGAAGACTTGACTGACTATCTCAAGGAAATGGGTGTCAAGGTCAAATACATGCACTCTGACATTAAGACTTTGGAACGTACTGAGATTATCCGTGACCTACGTTTGGGTGTCTTTGATGTTCTTATCGGTATTAATCTGCTCCGTGAAGGGATTGACGTTCCTGAAGTTAGTCTGGTTGCTATTTTGGATGCTGATAAGGAAGGTTTCCTTCGTAACGAACGTGGACTTATCCAAACGATTGGACGTGCTGCCCGAAACAGCGAAGGGCACGTTATCATGTATGCGGATAAAATTACGGAGTCTATGCAAAAAGCCATGGATGAAACAGCTCGACGTCGTGAAATCCAGATGGCCTATAATAAGGAGCATGGCATTGTTCCACAAACGATTAAGAAAGAAATTCGTGACCTTATTTCGATTACCAAGGCTAATGAAGCAGAAGTGGCAGAGGATACTGTGGACTACAGTGCCATGAACAAGAAAGAACGCCGAGAAGCCATCAAAAAACTTCAAAAACAAATGCACGAAGCAGCAGAACTTCTTGACTTTGAATTGGCGGCTCAAATCCGTGATATGGTGCTAGAACTGAAGAGTATGGATTAGAAGCATTGAGCCTTGGGTTAACACTTTAACAAGATGGGCCAGAGAAAAATTGCGGCTTTTATTTGTTTAAATTTGAACCTCTATGTGTTTCTAATTCATGCTATAGAAGGTATAAAAATTGAAAAAGAGGGAGAGTGGGAGAATTATACGCAAATTATTTTTGAGCCCATGTGGACTATAAAAAGAGAACTTGTTTGGATACCAATGTTTGGTTATATATTGTTTATGGCTTTCTATGCTTCTATTTATCTGCATTTGCGACATCGTGAGTCGATTAAAAACTAATTGTTAAGATTTTATTTGACTACTTACTAGAAAGGACTATCTATGTCACGTTCACAAGCTACTATTCTGACCAACATGTGTCTTATCGAAGATGACCATGGAAATATTGTCATGCAAATTCGCGATCCCAAGCGTTATTCTTGGTCGGGTGCTGCCCTACCTGGTGGTCATATTGAAGCACACGAGGGGCTAGTGGAGTCAGTTATTCGTGAGGTCAAGGAAGAAACTGGATTGACCATTAAAAATCCTAAATTGGTTGGTATGAAGCATTGGTACACGACAGAAGACGAGCGTTATCTCGTTTTCCTCTATAGAACTTCAGACTTTGAAGGAGACATTCATTCGACAGAAGAGGGAGAAGTCCGTTGGGTTGCCAGGGAGGACGTACCTAAGATGGAGCTGGCCTATGACATGCTCAACCTCCTGCACGTGTTTGAAGAGGATCAACTCTCTGAACTTTTCTATCGTGAGCGTCTTGAAAATGACTTTATCCGAGAATTTTGGTAATAATATGAACTATTTATTCAGATGAATGAATAGTTTTTTTGTCGTAAAAATCAGATATAAGAGCTTTAAATAAGTATTTTTTAGATTTTGCAATGACGATAAAATTAATAAAAATGAAAATTATAATCGATAAAAGTTCATTTTTCCATTGACAAATGCATAATAATACATTATTATACTTACATAAGTTAATAAATATAGAAAAGAGATTGATTATGAAAACATGGAAAAAACTTTTGTTGGGGTTTGCAGGGATCTTTGCTTTGACGACTTTAGCAGCTTGTTCTTCGTCGAAGGACACTTTGGAAAAGGTGAAAGATAAAGGAACTTTGACAGTTGCTCTTAATCCTCACTTTGCTCCTTTTGAATTCAAGACAATCCAAAATGGTAAGGATACGATTGTTGGAGCTGATGTCGAAATTGCTAAGGCTATTGCAGATGAGCTTGGTGTAAAAGTCAAATTCTCTGAAATGTCTTTTGATAATGTCTTGGCCAATGTTCAATCTGGTAAGGCAGACATTGCCATTTCAGGAATCTCAGCTACTGAAGAACGTCAAAAAATCTTTGATTTCTCAGATACCTACTATGAGTCTGAAACAGTTCTTGTTGTTAAAAAAGATGCGACAGGAACTTACAAACAAACCGGTGATTTTGCTAAAAAATCTGTAGCCGTTCAAAAAGGTTCTATTCAAGAAAACATCGCCAAAGCCAACTTGTCAGATGCTAATGTGGTATCCTTGGCACAACCTGGTGAAGCTATCAATGAATTGAAATCTGGTCAAGTTGAAGGAGTGGTTCTTGAAAAAGCCATTGCACAAGGTTATGTAGATCAAAACAGTGATTTAGCTGTGTCAGACATTGCGCTCAAGTCTGATTCAAAAGATGCCTATGCTGTCGCAATGCCTAAAGGAAGCGATAAGCTAAAAGCAAAGGTTAATAAGGTTATCGCTAAACTCAAAAAAGAAGGTAAGATTGACAGATATGTTCAAGATGCCTATGCTCTTTCACTTAAGAGTTCTACTAAATAAGGGGTTATTATATGAAGAAATTTTGGTTTATCCTTACAGCTCTAGTCGCCACGTGCTTTCTAGTTGCTTGTAGTGGAAGTCAGGGAGTAAGTCCCAAAACGATTAAGGAAAAGAAAAAAATTGTCGTGGCAACAGAATCTGAATTTGCGCCTTTTGAGTTCAAATCGTTGGTTAACGGCAAAGATACGCTGGTTGGAGCAGATATCGAGTTGGCCAAAGCTATCGGTGAAAAACTCGGTGTAAAGGTTGAATTTTCCGTGATGTCTTTTGATAATGTTCTTGCTAACGTGCAAAGTGGTAAAGCTGATATCGCCATTGCTGGTATTTCGGTGACAGACGAACGTAAGAAGGTTTATGATTTTTCAGACAGCTACTATACGTCAGAAAATGTAGTGATTGTCAAAAAAGACAAGGTAAATGACTACACAAGCACTGATAGTCTCGCTAAACAAACGGTCGGTACGCAAAAAGGGTCTGTCCAAGAAACCGTTGCTAAGAAACAAATCCCTAAGGCAAGTGTCGTATCACTAGCTTCAAATGGTGAAATGATTAACGAACTTAAATCAGGTCAGCTTCAAGCAGTTGTACTTGAGAAGGCCATTGCAGAAGGTTATATCGCTCAAAATGATGATTTAACCCTTGCCAACTTTAATCTCAAGTCAGATGGTACAGATGCTTATGCCGTCGCAACACGTAAGGGTTCAGATGACTTGCTTAAAGAAATCAATGCCGTCATCAAAGAGACTAAGGACTCTGGAAAATTTGACCAATGGTTGAAAGAAGCATCAACCTACAAACAAAGTAAGTAAATTTAAAACTCCCGAGCACCTGAAACGAGCATGTTTCAGGTGCTTTCATCAACAGTGAAAAGTCTCGTTTGGTCCTCGCTTTACTCACTTAGGGGGAGTCTCCAAAAATTCTTAAATCTAAAATGGGGCAATACCCCATTTTTTATTGAATTCTCTGCTAAAAACGGTTATTATCAAAGTAGGTAAGTCTGTTCAATAGACAAATGACATCGTATAGAGTGCTTAAGAAAAGCAAGGAGAAAC
It encodes:
- the uvrB gene encoding excinuclease ABC subunit UvrB translates to MIDRKEDNQFHLVSKYEPSGDQPQAIEALVDNIEGGEKAQILKGATGTGKTYTMSQVIQRVNKPTLVIAHNKTLAGQLYGEFKEFFPDNAVEYFVSYYDFYQPEAYVPSSDTYIEKDSSVNDEIDKLRHSATSALLERNDVIVVASVSCIYGLGSPKEYADSAVSLRPGQEISRDKLLNDLVDIQFERNDIDFQRGKFRVRGDVVEIFPASRDEHAFRVEFFGDEIDRICEIESLTGRNLGEVEHLVLFPATHFMTNEEHMEEAIKNIMEEMEAQVKQFEAEGKLIEAQRIRQRTEYDVEMLREMGYTNGVENYSRHMDGRKEGEPPFTLLDFFPEDFLIMIDESHMTMGQIKGMYNGDQARKKMLVDYGFRLPSALDNRPLRREEFESHVHQIVYVSATPGDYEMEQTETVVEQIIRPTGLLDPEVEVRPTMGQMDDLLGEINARTEKGERVFVTTLTKKMAEDLTDYLKEMGVKVKYMHSDIKTLERTEIIRDLRLGVFDVLIGINLLREGIDVPEVSLVAILDADKEGFLRNERGLIQTIGRAARNSEGHVIMYADKITESMQKAMDETARRREIQMAYNKEHGIVPQTIKKEIRDLISITKANEAEVAEDTVDYSAMNKKERREAIKKLQKQMHEAAELLDFELAAQIRDMVLELKSMD
- a CDS encoding 8-oxo-dGTP diphosphatase translates to MSRSQATILTNMCLIEDDHGNIVMQIRDPKRYSWSGAALPGGHIEAHEGLVESVIREVKEETGLTIKNPKLVGMKHWYTTEDERYLVFLYRTSDFEGDIHSTEEGEVRWVAREDVPKMELAYDMLNLLHVFEEDQLSELFYRERLENDFIREFW
- a CDS encoding transporter substrate-binding domain-containing protein; the encoded protein is MKTWKKLLLGFAGIFALTTLAACSSSKDTLEKVKDKGTLTVALNPHFAPFEFKTIQNGKDTIVGADVEIAKAIADELGVKVKFSEMSFDNVLANVQSGKADIAISGISATEERQKIFDFSDTYYESETVLVVKKDATGTYKQTGDFAKKSVAVQKGSIQENIAKANLSDANVVSLAQPGEAINELKSGQVEGVVLEKAIAQGYVDQNSDLAVSDIALKSDSKDAYAVAMPKGSDKLKAKVNKVIAKLKKEGKIDRYVQDAYALSLKSSTK
- a CDS encoding transporter substrate-binding domain-containing protein, giving the protein MKKFWFILTALVATCFLVACSGSQGVSPKTIKEKKKIVVATESEFAPFEFKSLVNGKDTLVGADIELAKAIGEKLGVKVEFSVMSFDNVLANVQSGKADIAIAGISVTDERKKVYDFSDSYYTSENVVIVKKDKVNDYTSTDSLAKQTVGTQKGSVQETVAKKQIPKASVVSLASNGEMINELKSGQLQAVVLEKAIAEGYIAQNDDLTLANFNLKSDGTDAYAVATRKGSDDLLKEINAVIKETKDSGKFDQWLKEASTYKQSK